A single window of Symphalangus syndactylus isolate Jambi chromosome 4, NHGRI_mSymSyn1-v2.1_pri, whole genome shotgun sequence DNA harbors:
- the LOC129480146 gene encoding uncharacterized protein, whose protein sequence is MTNRKTTSTCPPPYGRRSYDSRNNETLNPLKFYKSSLCQTQRGVAARCQREKHVDCRCQRSPVRAPCFLSVPRRPQLVAKSSCRFPVCAPTLPVSRQKRRRPGEKQTPLIGLRLAAQLCPSLPQATCPRPPPGVPPGPAPAAAKAHVKLPGAGSARRREFADANPGLRREAIPGRTRRARRPGGACLPQRLRRKGERVALRSPRTRCGLAPPMSVRAAVVASFLQIRPARLLNLAEAWSESREVWGEVGGASHACAASEKREGAGEIRDNVTPSTPNQEPA, encoded by the coding sequence ATGACGAATAGAAAGACCACCTCAACCTGTCCACCTCCCTACGGCCGCAGAAGTTATGATTCAAGGAATAATGAGACTCTAAATCCTTTAAAATTCTACAAGAGCAGCCTTTGCCAAACCCAGCGGGGAGTGGCTGCTCGGTGCCAGCGCGAGAAGCACGTAGACTGCCGATGCCAGAGAAGCCCGGTGCGGGCTCCGTGCTTTCTCTCCGTTCCAAGAAGACCCCAGCTCGTCGCCAAATCTTCTTGCCGCTTCCCGGTCTGCGCGCCTACGCTGCCGGTTTCCCGACAAAAGCGACGGCGCCCTGGGGAAAAGCAGACGCCCCTCATCGGTTTGCGCCTTGCAGCTCAActatgccccagcctcccacaaGCCACCTGCCCGCGCCCTCCGCCAGGCGTCCCGCCCGGACCTGCCCCCGCGGCCGCCAAGGCGCACGTGAAGCTCCCGGGAGCGGGGAGCGCAAGGAGGCGGGAGTTTGCGGACGCGAACCCAGGCCTGAGAAGGGAAGCGATTCCGGGGCGCACGCGCAGAGCCAGGAGACCGGGCGGGGCGTGCCTCCCGCAGAGGTTACGGAGGAAAGGCGAGCGCGTGGCGCTCAGGAGCCCGCGCACGCGCTGTGGTCTCGCCCCGCCCATGAGCGTCCGCGCGGCCGTCGTAGCATCTTTTCTTCAGATCCGCCCGGCTCGTCTACTTAACCTAGCGGAGGCTTGGAGCGAGAGCAGGGAAGTCTGGGGCGAGGTGGGCGGGGCGTCGCACGCGTGCGCGGCCAGCGAAAAAAGGGAGGGGGCGGGAGAGATCCGAGACAACGTTACCCCGTCAACACCCAATCAGGAGCCGGCCTGA